From the genome of Gorilla gorilla gorilla isolate KB3781 chromosome 4, NHGRI_mGorGor1-v2.1_pri, whole genome shotgun sequence:
TTGCACACCTGTCTTCGCTTTGTCAAACTCCTACATGTTTTCAAGGCCCAAACAAACCCATTCCTGCTACCTAAGGTAACCCATACTCCCATGAGTGAGGCCCCCAATCCACCCACCTGGGACCTACCTGGAAGAAATTCTGAGACACAAGCACccctgatcacagagaaggggaaagaatggAAAGACACTCCTGAAGCCAAGGCAGATTGGTTgcgatttttcttttttaatgatcaccatgaAATCCACTGGGCCAGGCCCTGGTGTTCTGCTGCCATACTCAGAGTCAGAGTGGAGGGATGACCCCACGAGGGGACAAGAAGCCAAGATTGGGCTGGGGAGCTGAGAAGGAGATAGATAAGGGGGAGAGGGTGCAGTGGGGCAGGCAGAGGAGGAAGTCTGGAGCCCTGGATAACAACACAGATATAAGGTGAGGGCCTCCCTCTGCCACCCCAGCCCTGAGCCACAGACGTTGAGGTGCAAGAAGATGGGGGGAATTTTGGCCACAACTCCTTTCCCATGTCAAAGGGAAGACACTGAGAGCAGACAAAGGCCAAGGTGCCCAGGGGCACAAGAACAAGTTAACAAGTAAAACGATTAGGGACACCACCTCCTTTCCCCAGCCCATTTTTCACATTTACAACTGAAGCAATTTGACAAGATGATATAAAAATCTCAGACAAATTTTCTAGCCCCTGGTCGGGGTGTGGACAGGAAGCGGTATCCCATGATCCAGAAATCAACACCTAAAATCCAGAGGCAGGAGGCAAGCCATgaagggtggggagggaaggaggagctcCCACAGTCACTAGGTCACCTGCTCCGTGGGCCTCATCTGGATGTCTCCAATCTGTGGAAGGTACAAGGCATGAGGCAGCTGTGACACTCTCCCCTGGCCCTGCAGGGCTCCCTGCTCCCCTCCTCTGGGGCTGGTTGGGTTCCTCCAGTGAGTAGACAGTCAGGGCCAGACTCACCTGGATGTGTGCGGGGGTGCTGAGGACGTAGATAACAGCCTCGGCCACATCCTCGGGTTTGAGACACTGAGAGCACCAGGGGAATGGGTTGAGACAAGGACAGAATGGACTCAAATTCCCTCCCACCACTGAGCTTCTCTGTGGCATCCACACATCCACCCCAACCCTCCAGGAGGAGCCACAAAGGCTGAAGAGTGGAGTCTGAAGGCCGAGCTTCCCTCTGCCTTCATTTAGGGAGTCAGTGGCTTCACCAGGCTCAGAGGGAGGCCCCACCTTCATTTGCTCATAGGTGGCAGCTGCCTTCTCAGGGTCCTTGTCGTGGAGTTTGAAGGCGAATTGTGTCTCCACCACACCTGGAGAGATGCACTGGGCCAACAGAGAGGGCCTTCTCAGGGGCTGAGCTTTGCCAGGTCTTGGGGAGGTCGAGGGGAGAGGATGGAGGCCACAGAACCCCACCTTCACAGTGATGGCTGCCCGATATCCGGCAGCGGCCTCCTCCCTCCGAAGCTGCCACTGGCAGTGACCACAATGATACCTACCATCTACAGAGCCTTTCCTATATGTCAGGTAAACGTTTTACAAAAAAGTGTCCCTGAAAAGCTCATCATCTCCTTTTCACAAGTGAGAAGGCCAAGGCTTAGGGAGGTTCAGTGACTCGCTCACGATCATGCGGCCTTCAAGAGAAGAGCCCGGAGTCCCGGTTTCCAGCCACTGTGCACCTGGTTTCCCACAGTCCCTTGCTTTCCCTCAGGTCAGCCCCCTCCCAGCTCAAAGTCTAAGTCTGGTCGTTGGCTCCTGGATCagtgaaatgaggaaatgaagggcTGCATAGGGCCATGCCGGGAGCAGCAGCACCCAGTTCTGTGCCCAGTCCACTCCCAGGAGCTCTAAGTGGCACATTCTGAACATGGGCTTCCTGAacagtgtgtgtgggtggggagggCCTGCGCCACCCTGTGCCCACCAGGGCTAGGCCACAGCCTCACCGTGGCTCGGATGTGGGTCTGGGCCTCCCGAAGCTCTTGCCTCAGTCCCTCTGTCAGCGCAGTGACGGCATACTTGGTGGCACTATAGAAGTGGGTCACAGACAGGGGTAACACTCGGTGGCCAGACATGCTGggttgagagaggaaggggaaagaggagagaaTGAAGTTCCAGGGAGACCAGTGGTGCTCCTGCCGTACCCGGTCAGCCCCACCACCCAGATGCCCATCGGGAAGACTTCTAAAGGGGACCTCTACTGGCCATCCTACAGCTCACTAATCTAATTTTGGTTATTCAAACAGCTTTGGAAAACCCTCCTTTTCCTGGAACTCATCCCTAAGCTGACGACAGAACGCACTCTCCTGCTGGTGCAGAATGTCAGAATTCTCTCCATCTAATCTGTATGTTCACTGATACGGTTCTATTGGGACATGTCAAGGCAGGCAGAGGCCATGTCCCCCCTCAGACTGGGGCTCCCCAGTGGCAGACACTGTACATAGTACTCTTTGTGCCACGAGGTGGGGTTCATCCCCAGGCCTGAGGAATCGGGGCACTTAGTCCCAGGAGAGGCCCCAAGCTTCAGCTGTAGAGGGAAGGGGCTGAGCTGCCCATTCCAGCCAACCAGGGGCTGGTACTTGACAACATTATTCTTTCCCTCACCATAACTGTGCCATTCAGGTATTAAATCCGTATTTTCCCaccaaggaaactgaggtccaaagaGGTCAGGTGAGCTGCAGCACATTACCCAGCCTGGTGGGTGAGTGGTACCCATTGGCCACCTGCCCTCACCTATTGATGTTAATGATGTGCCCATCGTCCACATTCCGCTCCTTCATGGACTGGTAGGCTTCCCGTGTGCAGATGCTGAGGGCCAGCACGTTCACCTGCAGGCCAGGGAGGGCAATGATGTGTCTCCACTCCAGCCCAACTGAGCAAGTGATGGAGCCACAGAATGCTAGGGGGGAAGGGGGCAGTGCGGCATTCCAAAACAGTGTCCAGGTCCCCCCGGAGACCAGCCACAGGCACAGAGCATCTTGTCTTCTACACGAGATGCCCCTCTCCCTAAAGCTGCAACCCCCAGTTGATAACAGAGGTAGCTCCTCACCTGGCTGACCCCCCAAGTTCCTGCAAACAAGAATGGAAACCCTTCAAACCCACTCCTGACCCAGGAGACTCTGTCTTGGCCATCTCCTCTATGAACAGTAGCACAGACCCTCTAATTCCATAGGGAATCATTTCCATTTCTCCCCCCAAATACCCTACTCTTCTCTTCTCTGTGACAGTCTCTGGCCCTGCTCCCTCCTAAACTGCTCAAAATCCTTACCAAAATGGCTTACAAATCTCTCTCCTCCGGCACACAGCCTAgcctctccctgccttcctcagCTACTCTCTGctccttccccatcccctcccTTGAGATGAGTGGAGAAGAGAAGGCCTGACCCTCCTTTCTATGCCTTCCTTTAACCTGGGTTCCACCTACAAGACTAGGCACGGAGACTCTAGAGGGTCAGGTAACTTGCCACTCCTACTCCCTCTGGCAGAGGTGACCCCCACATCCCCACCCTTCAGGGAACAGAGGTCTGAAGGCGTGTCTGCTGTAAAGCGCCTACACTGCCCCACCCGTTGGCCCCACTCATTAGCCTCACCCGGAGGACAAGCAGAGATAAAGCTTTCAGCAGGTCCTCAGGCCTCTCCTCTTAAGAAGAGAGGGAACCAGCAGGAGATTAGATGTTTCTCTTAATCAGGTGTCAGAGCCTGCCATGAGGAACAGAACACCTTTAGTGTGAACCTCCCTTGGTGTTCATGGCAGTAGGAAGAGATGGGTGCCAGGAAAGGGAGGTTTCCAGCCATGTTTCTCATcttcttggcaatgtgggcttgTGAGGCAGAGAACTCAGCCCCTGGCAGGTAGAGTGGGAGAAATAGATCCCCTGGGACCAGGTGAGTAAATCTCCCAGGTCTAGGGTATCAGGGGCAGGGAAAGAGAAGATGCCTCATAGGATGATCCTAATAGACTCAgataatgttcaagctgaaagGAGCTGTAGGAATTTAATGTAagtccctcattttacagatgggcgaGTTGAGGTCCAGGTTTAGAGACCCATGTGCTGTGGGTGAGGACCATGGCTCTGATCTCCAAGAAGGCTGAGGGCTTCACTTTCATGGCTTCATTTCCAGGCCCAAGCATCTATGAGGTGCTAAGTCTACTGTCAGCAGATGGGAAAGGATTGTGGGGAGAAAAGAACACCCCATTCACACACTGCTTTCAACTTCTCAGGATACTTTTATACCCTACTATCACCCCATCATACCATCCAGAAGTTGAAAACCCATGTCCTGAAAGTTGGGTTTGGCCTGTGCacagtttcaaaacattttaaaaacccttCCAACATGTACTGGAaagtttcatttattcaataactaTCTTTTGAGTGCTTATGGGATCAAGCCATACCAgagaataaaacagataaaaatccttgccctcatggagctgacaTTTTAGTGAATGGGAGTGGGGGGGTGTCACATAAAATCAGACTCCCCACTTCTCTCAAAGAAATCATAagatcagctgggcgtggtggctcacacctgtaatcccagcactctgggagaccaaggcaggcggatcacgaggttaggcgatacagatcatcctggccaacatggtgaaaccccatctctactaaatacaaaaaaaattagctgggcatggtggtgcccgcctgtagtcccagctactcaggagggactAACCTCCCTCACTCCTTTATGTACCTACCTGGCCCCAGGGGACATTGGAGCTGTGACCCCAGATATTGATGATAGAGGTGTGTTCATCCCAATTAATTGTGACAAGACTGAAGCTCAAGGAAGGTAACCAACCTGCCTAAAGTCACATAGTTACTAGTGAGGCTAGGTAAGAATATCATCActtgtctctctcttccttttcttcccataACATCACGTTCCCAAGCACCCAGGCACAGGGCTGACAAGTGGGAAACATTCAACAGGCAGCAGTTCTCTCCCCTAACAATCTTTCTTCTAACACAAGGAAATCACTCTAGACTTTAAGAACTACCTtcaggtcgggcgtggtggctcatgcctgtaatcccagcactttgggaggccaacatgggcagatcacctgagatcgggagtttgagaccagcctggccaacaaggtgaaaccctgtctctactaaaaatacaaaaaaattagatgggcattgatggtgggtgcctgtaattccagctactcaggaggctcaagcagagaatcatttgaacctgggaagcggaagttgcagtgagcagagatcatgccactgcactccagcctgggtgacaaagcaagactctatctcaaaaaaaaaaaaaaaaaaaaaaaaaaagaactacctcCAGGGGCTCAAAGAAGAGAAGAGCTGATATGGCCATTCATCCACTCTCTATCCCTCTGGTAGGGCAAGAAGCCAAGACAGAGTCAAGATGCCCCAGGTGGGAACCCGAAGCTCCCTCTTCCTAGATGTCCCGTCCCCAGCAGCGCTCTGGTTCACAAACCCCTggctcccctctctcctccccaccctccacctgGAAGATGGAGGCTTGGAGCTCTTACATTGAACATGTCCTTCCAACCGCTGGTGCTGCCTGAGAGCAGGGTGTCAGGCCGGGCCAAGCCAGCATTGTTGATgcagatgtctacaccgctgtgcTGAGAACGGATAGCTGAGAACATGGAGAGGATGTCCTCTTCATTTGATAGGTCACATCTGTAGGGGATCAAAGTCCCGGGGTAGCCTGCACTCTTACATTCAGCAGCCAGCTCCTATGAAACCCAACAGGGGTCTGACTGGGGTGAGCAGCTCACTCCCACGGCTCCCTAGCCAGCCTCAGACCCCCATCCCCGTCACACTCATAAAACATGCTCCTTTGGCAGCTGACTTTCAGCCACGTAGATGTTGGACTGCCCATCCCCTAAGTCTGTCCTCTTTGGTCAAAGTCTAAGGAATGACAGTGCTCCCTGAGTGATGAAGGGAAAAGCCTGTGATCAATGGAGAAACCTCACTATAAACTCAagtcctggctgggcgtggtggctcatgcctgtaatcccaacactttggaaggccaaggtgggtggaccagttgaggtcaggagtttgagaccagccttggctaacttggtgaaaccctatctctactgaaaatacaaaaattagctgggtgtggtggctacttgggaggctgaggcacgagaatcacttgaacccaggaggcggaggttgcaggagctgagatcatgccactgcactccagcctgggtgacagagcaagactgtgtctcaaataaataaataaataaataaataaataaataaataaacaaactcaagtcctgggtggagcaggggcCAGGGACCTAGAGAATGGAGTGCTCTCTCTTTTCTGCCTCTTCCTCAACAGGAGCACCTCTTCTGCCCATAGGTAATATGCGCCTCTCCACCACTTCATGCTTCTACACCAGTCCCGAGAGTCACTGGGCTGGTTAACCCAGCCTCTTCTGCATTGTGTCAGCCAGTCCCTCATCTCTCAACTATTCCCCTCCCCTCGCAAACTGCAGCCAACTGGCTCAGAGTTCTCAGACATGCCTTTCAACCAAGCCCAGCTGCCAATCTTCTCTCCCTACCTAAAGGAGGGGTCAGAAAGTCAGGACAGATTCTTTCTCTCTGAGCCCTGGTGCACCACCCTCCCCTCTGAGGTTTCTCAGGAGACTATGAGGCAATTCAGGTGGCAGGTGCCATTGAACACCCCCTGTGCATCTCCGGGCCCTCAGCATGCCAAGAAAGACCTGAGAAGGCAGAGCCACTGAGAGGCAGCCCAGGGGGAAGCTGACATTCAGAGGCAAGAAGAAAATACGTTCTGTGGCCTTCTTTGGAAGCCAGTGACTGGGCACTTGAGCCCTGTGATGGTGACTGTGTAGACGTGGGCGAGGGGGAAGGGGTGTGCGGTGCCCTAGAGGAAGGCCAGCTTGGCCAGCTGCCCTGGCCTGgagccccttcctcctcccaagCCGAGCCAGGAATAAAGGACAGGATCGGGTGTCTTGGGACATTCTTTTCTGCTTTGACTTTCTGTGAGTTCAAAAGGTATAGTCCTCTGAGAATCAGAAACCCCCCTTCACCAGATTTTACCCACATTTGATCACTTCAGGAAACAGGAGTTTTCTCTGTAGGAAGCTAGAACCCAAATTCTGCTTTAAcatcaatgaatgaatcaatcaaagCAGACTGTGGGCAAGGAAGACTGCAGCTTTCCCCTCCCCTGGTGTACATCTTCCCGCTTCCTCCTCTAGACTCAAAATTCCTGCCACAAGAAAACGAGAAGGGATGAGCTCAGAATGTATTTCTCCCTGTCACTGCCTTCCTGTTGCCCTACCTGTGCCACCTGATCTCCCTACCTCCCCTCAGTAATGATCTACAACATCATGTCACCCCCTCACAACAGGGGCATTCTCCTCTCAGACATGGAGTCACCCTGGGACTGAGTGATCAGCCTGGGGATCCCCTTGGGGCTCAGGTCCCCCCTTCCTGGCTAGCTTGCGGTAGGGGAGTAGGTGAGAAGGCAAGAGTGGCTTCAGAATTACGGAATCCAGTTGTTTAATCCCTGGCCTGATCCTCTGGGCTCCAAGGCTGGGGCTGGGTCCTGAGCTCCTCAGAATAGGATAAAGGGAGGAAAGAGTGGGGCAGTGATGGAGCCAGGTGACCTTGGGATTATCTGGGTTATAAAGCATACCTTTGGTCAGCAGCAGGGGAGGGGACAGTCCTCCTTCCTGTATaccttctccctctgcccccacccaAGGCCTCCTTACCCTTTCCCTGTCTGAGGACTTTGAGCACGGTGGAGATAAAGCCCTGCAGCTAAGCACTAGCCCGACACTGAGAATGAGCTTGCAGGGCACATCCAGAGAGAGCCTAGCACAGAAATTCCTCCCTGCTCCAAAATGGCCATCTTGATTTTTCTCTGAGCTCTGAGGGCTCCCAACCCCACCTCAAGAGCAGAGTAAGGAGTTCCAGGCTGCTTTATCCTCTCAAGGTTTCCGCCCTATTTCGCCCACTCTGTTCGCCCCAGGAGAGTGGAGGAAGGCCCACTAATGAATATCCCATTCATTCCTCATGCCACTGGGCATGAGTTACCCCCGAGGTGAGGGGGCGGGGCTGAGGCTCTTCAGTAAagctcccaccccaaccccaacctCAGTCCTGGCTCCTGCCCATCTGGTTGGCCAGCCACCTTGCCCTGCGTGGTGGGTGACTTCTGGAGATTAGAGGCACTTGGCCGCCGGTGGCGAGAAGGCCACAGGGGCGAGACCACCACCCCCGACCTCCGGCTTCCCCTTCCTCGGGCCAATACCCTGGGCAGACGCGAGGGGCGGGTGGGGAGATGCCGGGGTCGGAGATTCGGTAACTCGAGCAGGGGCTGTCAGGGCAAACGGCTCCTTCAAAGACGAGACTTAAGGGGAAGGGAGAAGCCTGCCTTAAGGGATCCGAGAGGCCACCCCGACTAGAGCAAAGGGCCCCGGCGTGGCGGGCAGGTGAACCCGACTCCGGGGAAACGACCCGCCCGCGACGTCCCCGCCCTCGGCCCGGCCTCACCTCGATGTTGCCCACAGTGCGGGCGCAGCCCACCACCTTCAGTCCCTGCTGGACCAGAGCCCGGGCCACGGCCGCGCCGATGCCCCCCGAGGCCCCCGTCACCAGCGCCAGCCGGTCGCGCCACCGCTCCATGCCGGGCCTGGCCATGGGCCCACGCCGCCCGTCCACCTCGCTGGACTAGCCCGGCACGGGGGTCGAGGAGCTGACGCCCGGCCGCTCTCCTGCCGCCGCCGCCGACCTGCTCGCGTCCGATCCGCGCCTAGACCCACCAGAGTCCCGGCCTGCCTCCGGCCGGGACTCCACCCTCAGGCCCCCGGCGATCCGCCGTATCCAGTCGGAGGCCGCCGCGGCCCGGCCGCCCCGCCCCTTCCGCCCCTCTGCCCCGCCCCGGCGTAGGGAAACCGGGCTGCGCGGGAGCGTCCTGGCAGCTGGCGGCGCCGCTTCCCCAGTGAGGGCTGCCCTTTGGGGTCAGGAAAACCGAGGTTTAGCGGGGAGGTTCCTTCAGCCCCAAGGGCGCATACTGAAGCGTCCCGCTTAGTCTCCCTTCTCTACTCCTGAACCCTAATGCCAGGATGAGGAATTAAGGGCACTTAAGGTGACTCCAACACTCTTCCACACCCTCCCAAACCCGCCGGTGGCTGATGGGAAGGGATTCGGCCCAGAAAACGCCGAGTGTCTCCGCCATAaatgctgggtgaccttgggaagGACTCATTCACCCTACCTGATCCCTTGGCTTTACTAGCCACGGAGAACTGAAATACTCCTAAGTACACGTGTACTGGGGTATTCTGTCCCTAAATGGCCCACTGTGTCTAACTGCCCTAGACCCCCACGCTTACCCCTACCCCAC
Proteins encoded in this window:
- the DHRS11 gene encoding dehydrogenase/reductase SDR family member 11 isoform X2, producing MARPGMERWRDRLALVTGASGGIGAAVARALVQQGLKVVGCARTVGNIEELAAECKSAGYPGTLIPYRCDLSNEEDILSMFSAIRSQHSGVDICINNAGLARPDTLLSGSTSGWKDMFNVNVLALSICTREAYQSMKERNVDDGHIININSMSGHRVLPLSVTHFYSATKYAVTALTEGLRQELREAQTHIRATCLKPEDVAEAVIYVLSTPAHIQIGDIQMRPTEQVT
- the DHRS11 gene encoding dehydrogenase/reductase SDR family member 11 isoform X1, which translates into the protein MARPGMERWRDRLALVTGASGGIGAAVARALVQQGLKVVGCARTVGNIEELAAECKSAGYPGTLIPYRCDLSNEEDILSMFSAIRSQHSGVDICINNAGLARPDTLLSGSTSGWKDMFNVNVLALSICTREAYQSMKERNVDDGHIININSMSGHRVLPLSVTHFYSATKYAVTALTEGLRQELREAQTHIRATCISPGVVETQFAFKLHDKDPEKAAATYEQMKCLKPEDVAEAVIYVLSTPAHIQIGDIQMRPTEQVT